A single region of the Ictalurus punctatus breed USDA103 chromosome 26, Coco_2.0, whole genome shotgun sequence genome encodes:
- the LOC108259026 gene encoding protein sprouty homolog 2, with product MEPRAQDSDSGLLLLHQIQTVHSSNEYIESPSTWPHPRISVSTPEEGAGLGPDDYNQDSSHSPQSPRWSTDTGPSSEQGTVGHKGETVVKEQLEKFDQEVQKELCEISTQELRFLGNLGKKMTAVEEQPRSFETKQEAKELGGSFISEQRSLGSVGELDVAIQEQPKSCDSKQEELKLLRSATTDQMHLKLEPKQEMTKQHNRKHPSTCDRCSRCKCRDCTVATPLPACWLCGRRCLCSAEALVEYTTCVCCLKALLYHCSSDDEDSSADAPFSCHKSRRCTRWSTAAAMAFVLPCLLCYGPAQGCLALCQLCHNHTHRTGCRCKSQNVTRDL from the coding sequence ATGGAGCCGAGAGCCCAGGACAGCGACAGTGGCCTTCTCTTGCTCCATCAGATCCAAACTGTCCACTCTTCCAATGAGTACATCGAGAGTCCTTCGACCTGGCCCCACCCACGAATCTCTGTCTCAACCCCTGAAGAAGGTGCTGGGCTAGGTCCAGATGATTACAATCAGGATTCTTCACATTCACCTCAGAGTCCTAGGTGGTCCACTGACACTGGACCATCCTCAGAGCAAGGGACTGTAGGACACAAAGGTGAAACTGTAGTAAAGGAACAGCTGGAAAAATTTGACCAGGAAGTGCAGAAGGAACTCTGTGAGATATCCACTCAGGAACTACGTTTTCTGGGAAATTTGGGCAAAAAAATGACAGCAGTAGAGGAACAACCGAGGAGCTTTGAAACGAAACAGGAAGCGAAGGAGTTGGGTGGAAGTTTTATCTCAGAGCAGAGGAGTCTGGGAAGTGTAGGCGAACTAGATGTTGCAATACAGGAGCAACCCAAAAGCTGCGACTCAAAACAGGAAGAGCTAAAGCTGCTGAGAAGTGCTACCACAGatcaaatgcatttaaaattggaaccaaaacaggaaatgacaaAGCAACACAACAGGAAACACCCAAGCACATGTGATCGCTGCAGCCGCTGCAAGTGCAGGGATTGCACCGTTGCCACGCCCCTTCCGGCCTGCTGGCTGTGTGGGCGTCGCTGCTTGTGCTCAGCCGAGGCACTGGTGGAGTATACCACGTGTGTGTGCTGCCTCAAAGCGCTGCTCTACCACTGCTCCAGCGATGACGAGGACTCCAGCGCCGATGCCCCGTTTTCCTGCCACAAGTCTCGGAGGTGTACTCGATGGAGTACGGCAGCAGCCATGGCATTCGTCCTGCCATGCCTGTTGTGTTACGGCCCTGCCCAAGGCTGCCTGGCACTCTGCCAACTATGCCACAACCACACCCACCGGACCGGCTGCAGATGCAAGAGTCAAAACGTGACTCGCGacttgtga